The following are from one region of the Paenibacillus sp. JZ16 genome:
- a CDS encoding DeoR/GlpR family DNA-binding transcription regulator — protein sequence MFAEERRQKILALLHQDKRVIAKDLAERFEISIDSIRRDLTIMEEQGLLQKTHGGAIPSMKVRQPPLAPEQRYGEGSPEGHAIAQLAVSYVRERDTLFIGSSSLTYLLLKFLPEQMPLTIVTNCMRVADALREREWIDTYLIGGRVKPSGNITDVLANEFIRQFKFDISFVSGGGISDEGIFVATPEVAAFGRAVSAVSRRRIGLATHRILGQDGFARAGAVEDLDVLITDQKADQEVMDRIQELGVKVIVTKTEEVAQT from the coding sequence ATGTTTGCCGAGGAACGTCGTCAGAAAATTCTTGCTTTGCTGCATCAAGATAAACGGGTGATTGCCAAGGACTTGGCCGAGCGGTTTGAAATATCGATTGATTCGATTCGTCGGGATTTGACAATCATGGAGGAGCAAGGTTTACTCCAGAAAACGCACGGAGGCGCCATCCCCTCCATGAAAGTCAGGCAGCCGCCCTTGGCTCCGGAACAGCGGTATGGTGAAGGCTCTCCGGAAGGGCACGCCATTGCTCAATTAGCCGTTTCATACGTCCGAGAAAGAGATACCTTATTCATTGGCAGCAGCTCGCTTACCTACTTACTGCTGAAGTTTCTTCCGGAGCAAATGCCCTTGACAATCGTGACCAACTGCATGCGTGTAGCGGATGCCCTGCGAGAGCGCGAATGGATTGACACTTATTTAATTGGCGGACGGGTGAAGCCTTCCGGAAATATCACGGACGTGCTGGCTAACGAATTTATCCGTCAATTTAAATTTGATATCAGTTTCGTTAGCGGAGGCGGTATTTCCGATGAGGGAATATTCGTCGCTACACCAGAAGTTGCCGCTTTTGGACGCGCGGTCTCTGCCGTATCCCGCCGCAGAATTGGCTTGGCAACGCATCGGATCCTTGGGCAGGATGGTTTTGCCAGAGCTGGTGCCGTCGAAGATCTGGATGTGTTAATTACCGATCAGAAGGCGGATCAGGAGGTTATGGACCGGATTCAGGAGCTTGGCGTAAAGGTCATTGTGACGAAAACGGAAGAAGTTGCACAGACATGA
- a CDS encoding helix-turn-helix transcriptional regulator, with protein sequence MIQLMSVNFDDYIPNWRTQLETIEYNVLVVVREGKVRYEINGEDIIAEQEDVLYIPQSTRRSGGNWKDTSHQKHTILFTLDRQEPTGIPFLDAGRFMKFNLSHIQYVYRRCERLYEEMRGGKSYRTMICQGIMQELIGMLARELEKNELAPSKRNYADTIKSYLLEHYREPIEIDRLAKLIHRSPSYAAALFKEVYGLSPIRYMHQLRVLEACSLLLHSDMTIAHIAHYLGYYDTSYFYRMFKKHTGLSPSDYVQQDDRSDMSMLFT encoded by the coding sequence ATGATCCAATTGATGAGCGTGAATTTTGATGATTACATACCGAATTGGCGAACCCAGCTGGAGACGATTGAGTACAATGTCCTTGTTGTGGTTAGAGAAGGCAAGGTGAGATACGAAATCAACGGGGAAGACATCATTGCCGAGCAAGAAGACGTACTCTATATCCCTCAGTCGACGAGACGAAGCGGAGGCAACTGGAAGGACACTTCACATCAGAAGCATACCATTCTCTTTACATTGGATCGTCAAGAACCCACAGGAATTCCATTTCTGGATGCGGGTCGATTCATGAAATTCAATCTCTCTCATATCCAATATGTTTACCGGCGCTGTGAGCGCCTGTATGAGGAAATGCGGGGTGGAAAAAGCTACCGTACCATGATCTGTCAGGGCATTATGCAGGAGCTCATCGGCATGCTGGCCCGCGAGCTCGAGAAGAATGAGCTAGCACCCAGCAAACGAAACTACGCGGATACCATCAAATCGTATCTGCTGGAGCATTACCGCGAACCTATCGAAATCGATCGGTTAGCGAAACTAATCCATCGCTCTCCGAGTTATGCTGCAGCCCTCTTCAAAGAGGTATACGGTCTTTCACCGATCCGGTATATGCATCAGCTGCGCGTGCTGGAAGCGTGCAGCCTGCTGCTTCATTCGGACATGACCATCGCTCATATCGCCCACTATTTGGGTTATTATGACACGTCCTATTTTTATCGGATGTTTAAAAAACATACCGGCCTGTCGCCCTCTGACTATGTACAGCAAGACGATCGGTCCGATATGTCCATGCTGTTCACTTAA
- a CDS encoding YjgB family protein — protein MNLKHPAKKAIVALTMAGVFGVSAIGVNHAVFPLQQAEAAQAANTGDYAAKQALKTLNSFYKPALKGHFPGAVIGLTIGKSTKQDVYKAIGEPSVPGKHADAFDVYGANMGNPGYAFSYKLNKIREMRYFGTNVEQQTNIGGITMKMLKQNWFAPDATTTFKTGKIKQTKLTYNRGEYKLEFIFNSSTELDHINLLKK, from the coding sequence ATGAACTTGAAACATCCAGCAAAAAAAGCAATCGTTGCCTTGACCATGGCAGGCGTCTTCGGCGTAAGTGCAATCGGCGTAAATCATGCTGTTTTTCCGCTTCAGCAAGCAGAAGCCGCCCAGGCCGCAAATACCGGCGATTATGCCGCGAAGCAAGCGCTCAAGACACTTAACAGCTTCTATAAACCCGCTTTAAAGGGACATTTCCCTGGAGCCGTCATCGGTTTAACGATTGGCAAAAGCACGAAGCAGGACGTGTACAAAGCCATTGGCGAGCCTTCCGTGCCCGGCAAGCATGCCGATGCTTTCGATGTATACGGGGCAAACATGGGGAATCCTGGCTACGCCTTTTCCTATAAACTGAACAAAATCCGCGAAATGCGTTATTTTGGCACGAACGTGGAACAGCAGACCAACATCGGCGGCATCACCATGAAAATGCTGAAGCAGAATTGGTTTGCACCGGATGCCACAACCACTTTCAAAACCGGAAAAATCAAACAAACCAAGCTCACTTACAACCGGGGAGAGTACAAATTGGAGTTCATCTTTAACAGCAGCACAGAGCTGGACCATATTAATCTGCTGAAAAAATAA
- a CDS encoding formylglycine-generating enzyme family protein translates to MGEQHSCCAGVRAKVQLGEADPKDHQDSLSEGQYHDQSHLELHSNMITIPGGTFTMGTNSHEGFPRDGEGPARSVTVSGFEISPYAVTNEQFQRFVEATGYVTEAEHFGWSFVFELLASEETKASVAQVPQEVPWWLVVEGAYWAAPEGADSSIEDRMDHPVVHISWNDAVVYCHWAGVRLPTEAEWEYAARGGLEGRTYPWGDLLKLDGEHQCNIWQGKFPVKNNASDGFIGTAPVDAYKPNGYGLYNMSGNVWEWCGDWFSPTYHQMTSAINPFFGESTGRRSMRGGSYLCHRSYCNRYRVAARSGNTPDSSTGNCGFRVVR, encoded by the coding sequence ATGGGAGAACAACATTCTTGCTGCGCCGGCGTGAGAGCGAAAGTACAGTTGGGGGAAGCCGATCCGAAGGATCATCAAGACAGTCTAAGTGAAGGCCAATATCATGACCAGTCTCATCTTGAGCTACATTCCAACATGATCACGATCCCTGGAGGGACGTTTACGATGGGCACGAATTCACATGAAGGGTTCCCGCGTGACGGCGAGGGTCCGGCTCGCAGCGTGACCGTTTCCGGATTTGAAATCTCACCGTATGCCGTTACGAATGAACAGTTTCAACGGTTCGTGGAAGCTACCGGTTATGTCACGGAAGCGGAGCATTTCGGATGGTCGTTTGTATTTGAACTGCTGGCTTCGGAGGAGACCAAGGCAAGTGTTGCACAAGTTCCGCAGGAAGTGCCTTGGTGGCTGGTGGTCGAAGGCGCATACTGGGCTGCACCCGAGGGAGCGGATTCGAGCATCGAAGACCGAATGGACCATCCGGTTGTACATATATCCTGGAACGACGCGGTTGTTTATTGCCATTGGGCCGGTGTGCGGCTTCCCACAGAAGCGGAGTGGGAGTATGCGGCGCGCGGCGGTTTGGAGGGCAGGACCTATCCTTGGGGAGATCTGCTGAAGTTGGACGGAGAGCATCAATGCAACATATGGCAGGGTAAATTTCCAGTTAAAAATAACGCAAGCGATGGATTTATCGGTACCGCGCCGGTAGATGCCTATAAACCGAATGGTTACGGACTATATAACATGTCCGGCAACGTATGGGAATGGTGCGGCGATTGGTTTAGCCCGACTTATCATCAAATGACCTCGGCCATCAATCCGTTCTTTGGTGAGTCTACGGGTAGAAGGTCGATGCGCGGCGGTTCGTACCTGTGCCACAGATCCTATTGCAACCGTTATCGAGTCGCGGCACGCAGCGGGAATACGCCCGACAGTTCGACGGGCAATTGCGGTTTCCGTGTGGTGAGATAG
- a CDS encoding phosphotransferase: MIQKLLQANWPEWDGQLAKGPTGWNNTTHFIHNEQRRSVMRIYNTHRDRARIEFEFAVLDSLQRVPLSFKIPAPIPSMSGDKMVRVQDGSERYACLFTYIEGVRPEEGSIQAAYSFGEKTGELVNALAVCSIEMKPVYPPYYELLQSYPVCNKTFILDFCMQPPPAFKDQGEALHLLKEAYIDICSSLESLKNLPQQLVHGDLNFSNLLVDAEHSHTVTALLDFEFCTQDVRAMEPAVVISGFMGMADEREAIRRFCEGFAKRVRLSAEEIGTIPILMRLRMVDVFLHFLSRYREGTDESHVLVEQVDMLAAGFKRMEYSQEWLDDMLFQYLL; the protein is encoded by the coding sequence ATGATTCAGAAGCTTCTGCAAGCGAACTGGCCGGAGTGGGACGGTCAACTGGCTAAAGGTCCTACGGGTTGGAACAATACGACCCATTTTATTCATAATGAACAACGCCGTTCGGTCATGCGCATTTACAATACACATCGAGACAGGGCAAGAATCGAATTCGAGTTTGCGGTCCTGGACTCGCTGCAGCGGGTGCCGCTGAGCTTTAAGATTCCGGCTCCTATTCCATCCATGTCTGGCGATAAGATGGTTCGGGTTCAGGACGGGAGTGAGCGTTACGCCTGCCTGTTTACCTACATTGAGGGAGTACGTCCGGAAGAAGGCAGCATTCAAGCAGCGTATTCCTTCGGGGAGAAGACGGGGGAACTGGTGAATGCCCTGGCGGTTTGTTCAATCGAAATGAAGCCGGTGTACCCGCCGTATTACGAGCTGCTTCAGTCTTATCCTGTGTGCAACAAGACGTTCATACTTGATTTTTGCATGCAGCCGCCACCGGCATTCAAGGATCAAGGAGAGGCACTCCATTTGCTAAAAGAAGCATACATCGATATATGCAGCAGCCTTGAATCGCTAAAAAATCTGCCGCAGCAGTTGGTTCATGGCGATCTGAACTTTTCGAACCTGCTGGTAGACGCAGAGCACTCGCATACGGTCACCGCTTTGCTTGATTTTGAATTTTGTACACAGGATGTAAGAGCGATGGAGCCTGCGGTCGTCATATCGGGGTTTATGGGAATGGCGGACGAGAGGGAGGCCATCAGGCGGTTTTGCGAAGGATTTGCCAAACGTGTACGGCTGAGCGCAGAGGAGATTGGCACAATACCGATTCTCATGCGCTTGCGTATGGTGGATGTGTTTCTTCATTTTTTGAGCCGCTATCGGGAAGGGACCGATGAGTCTCATGTGTTAGTGGAACAAGTGGATATGCTGGCTGCCGGATTTAAGCGGATGGAATACAGCCAGGAGTGGCTGGATGATATGTTGTTTCAGTATTTGCTGTGA
- a CDS encoding TetR/AcrR family transcriptional regulator, translated as MNGYERRKHKKMEQIYAVAFQLFSRHGYQKVSVNEIAQQAGVSPATIYNYFGTKDQLYMDMIMDWTDKQLALYERILDSGRTFAEKTQEIMLLEAKNLTFLSEEFRNFQTSEERGISQTIQQYSEEKVKDFFMKFVALGKQEGYIHKDQTEEVTMLYFSMFMHELGRRWDSGNREYVNGSMETLMELFFYGLAGQIHEGK; from the coding sequence ATGAACGGGTATGAACGCAGAAAGCATAAAAAAATGGAACAAATCTACGCTGTCGCTTTCCAGCTTTTTTCGAGGCACGGTTACCAAAAGGTTAGCGTTAATGAAATCGCCCAACAGGCAGGCGTGTCACCTGCAACGATATATAACTATTTTGGAACCAAAGATCAGCTCTATATGGATATGATCATGGATTGGACGGACAAGCAGTTGGCGCTGTATGAGCGCATTCTGGATTCCGGGCGCACATTTGCCGAAAAGACCCAAGAAATCATGCTGCTGGAGGCTAAAAATCTGACCTTTTTATCGGAAGAGTTTCGGAATTTCCAAACCTCCGAGGAGCGCGGCATAAGTCAGACCATCCAGCAGTATAGCGAGGAGAAGGTGAAAGATTTTTTTATGAAGTTTGTCGCGCTGGGGAAACAAGAAGGGTATATTCATAAGGATCAAACCGAAGAGGTCACGATGCTGTACTTCTCGATGTTCATGCATGAGCTGGGGCGACGCTGGGATTCGGGGAACCGGGAATATGTCAACGGCAGCATGGAAACCTTGATGGAGCTTTTCTTTTATGGTTTAGCCGGACAAATACATGAAGGAAAATAG
- a CDS encoding bacteriocin immunity protein, translating into MNELTKAQIVDLVTSLYNGEGSEEEVGEWIELLQRNVPHPDISNLIFWPEKDLTPEEIVDKALNYKPIVL; encoded by the coding sequence ATGAACGAATTAACGAAAGCGCAAATCGTTGATCTGGTGACAAGTCTGTATAATGGGGAAGGCAGCGAGGAAGAGGTGGGGGAATGGATCGAATTGCTGCAGCGGAATGTTCCCCACCCCGACATTAGCAATTTGATTTTTTGGCCGGAAAAAGATCTGACACCTGAGGAAATCGTTGATAAGGCATTGAATTATAAACCAATCGTACTATGA
- a CDS encoding class I SAM-dependent methyltransferase, whose translation MNPWNERFQGDDYVFGTDPNVFISDMHKKLGLTGDALAIAEGEGRNAVFLAREGMNVTVWDYAESGLNKANRLAEASGVHIRTELVDLHEAQWKLDQWDEIICVFGHFPKALRTRTLEGVKTAVKPGGYFLTEVYSPYQIPYRSGGPQDQQFLYVPEDFLEPFADWRIVHFFMGEVVRHEGQGHQGLSHVIQFAGQKPLKT comes from the coding sequence ATGAATCCATGGAATGAACGGTTTCAGGGGGACGATTACGTATTTGGAACGGACCCGAATGTATTTATATCCGACATGCACAAGAAATTAGGTTTAACGGGCGACGCACTGGCTATCGCAGAGGGAGAAGGACGGAATGCGGTGTTCCTGGCCCGGGAAGGCATGAACGTAACCGTATGGGATTACGCGGAATCCGGCCTGAACAAAGCCAATCGACTGGCGGAAGCAAGCGGTGTGCACATTCGCACGGAGCTTGTGGATCTGCACGAAGCGCAGTGGAAGCTGGATCAATGGGATGAGATTATTTGCGTGTTTGGACATTTTCCAAAGGCATTGAGAACGAGGACTTTAGAAGGCGTGAAGACAGCGGTGAAGCCGGGAGGATATTTCCTCACTGAGGTATATTCACCGTACCAGATTCCTTATCGCAGCGGGGGACCGCAGGATCAGCAGTTTTTATACGTGCCTGAGGATTTCCTCGAGCCCTTTGCAGATTGGCGCATAGTCCACTTTTTTATGGGAGAGGTCGTTCGTCATGAGGGCCAGGGGCACCAGGGCTTGTCCCATGTCATTCAGTTTGCGGGGCAGAAGCCGTTAAAAACATGA
- a CDS encoding helix-turn-helix domain-containing protein: protein MYKRIRGLREDRDLTQQQLADYLHISQTTYSRYESGNLDVPSSVLIKLADFYDVSIDYILGQTDIAKRNHSKKKSNTKIVD from the coding sequence ATGTATAAACGAATTCGAGGACTACGCGAAGACAGAGATCTGACACAACAGCAGCTGGCGGATTATTTGCACATTTCTCAAACCACATACTCTCGATACGAAAGTGGAAATTTGGACGTACCTAGCTCAGTATTGATCAAACTAGCGGATTTCTATGACGTAAGCATTGATTACATACTCGGCCAGACTGACATTGCAAAACGTAATCACAGCAAGAAGAAAAGTAACACCAAGATCGTTGACTAA
- a CDS encoding formate/nitrite transporter family protein codes for METESLLKVEQLALKKHKIFKQSHLRYIARSMLASMFIGFGVIVAFKTGNFFYLEHSPLTYPMAAITFGAAIILIAYGGGDLFTGNTFYYTYAALRKKLRWLEVVKLWVFSYAGNILGACTFALLIFLTGLFMDSSVNGFLLDVVEHKMTTPTVQLFFRAILCNWLVCLAFFIPMSLKGDGAKMFAMMLFVFCFFISGYEHSIANMCTFAIALVLNHPGTISLEGVLHNLIPVTIGNLIGGVLLMGFMYYFVNKPFLDANESLDE; via the coding sequence ATGGAAACCGAATCATTACTCAAGGTGGAGCAGCTTGCTCTCAAAAAACACAAAATTTTCAAACAAAGCCATCTTCGTTACATCGCCCGCTCCATGCTTGCCAGCATGTTTATCGGCTTCGGTGTCATTGTTGCGTTTAAGACAGGCAACTTCTTTTATCTGGAACATTCCCCTCTGACTTACCCGATGGCCGCCATTACATTTGGCGCGGCGATCATTCTAATCGCATATGGGGGAGGGGATTTGTTTACGGGGAATACGTTCTACTACACGTATGCCGCTCTGCGCAAGAAACTAAGGTGGCTGGAGGTCGTCAAGCTGTGGGTATTCAGCTACGCGGGGAATATTTTGGGGGCGTGCACGTTTGCGCTGCTGATATTTTTGACCGGGCTTTTCATGGATTCATCCGTGAACGGTTTTCTGCTTGATGTGGTTGAGCACAAAATGACCACCCCGACGGTGCAGCTGTTTTTCAGGGCTATTCTCTGTAACTGGCTCGTGTGCCTTGCCTTTTTTATCCCGATGTCATTGAAGGGCGACGGGGCCAAAATGTTTGCCATGATGCTGTTTGTATTCTGCTTCTTCATTTCCGGATACGAGCACAGCATTGCCAATATGTGCACCTTTGCCATTGCGCTCGTACTGAACCATCCCGGCACGATTTCATTGGAAGGCGTACTGCATAACCTGATTCCGGTAACAATTGGCAATTTGATTGGCGGCGTGCTGCTGATGGGTTTTATGTATTATTTTGTGAACAAACCATTTCTGGATGCCAATGAATCCCTGGATGAATAA
- a CDS encoding UbiD family decarboxylase: MKYHNLEECIMDLEKHGHLVRIHEEVDPHLEMAAIHMKVYAAGGPALLFENVKGSRFRAVSNLFGTIERSKFIFRDTFASTQDVIALRNDPMKALKNPFKYVGTGLAAKTALPIKKTGGLPPGFQEIQISDMPLIKHWKDDGGAFVTLPQVYSEDPEKPGVMNSNLGMYRVQLTGNEYETNKEVGIHYQIHRGIGIHQAKANKLGQPLKVSCFIGGPPAHTISAVMPLPEGMSELTFAGLLSGRHFRYSYVDGYCISHDADFVITGEIHPGETKPEGPFGDHLGYYSLVHPFPVMRVHKVYAKQQAIYPFTVVGRPPQEDTSFGELIHELTGGAIRQEIPGVKEVHAVDAAGVHPLLFAIGSERYTPYQQVKQPAELLTIANRILGTGQLSLAKYLFIAAEEKEPLSTHRIEDFLTYILERIDLQRDIHFQTNTTIDTLDYSGTGLNTGSKVVFAAVGDKKRELCHELPEVLKDLPGYTPAKWIMPGIVAIQGVPFASYAEVEQEMASLSDAIRERGSLPSCPMIILCDDSEFMSATVNNFLWATFTRSNPSHDIHGVNSRYEHKHWGCDTVIIDARTKPHQAPPLIPDEEVERSIKRLFADGGSLSRIPIR, from the coding sequence ATGAAATATCATAATCTGGAAGAATGCATTATGGATCTGGAGAAACATGGGCATTTGGTTCGTATACATGAAGAGGTTGATCCTCATTTGGAAATGGCTGCCATACATATGAAGGTCTATGCTGCAGGCGGCCCGGCACTACTGTTTGAAAATGTAAAAGGTTCGAGGTTCCGCGCGGTCTCCAACCTGTTCGGGACGATCGAGCGTAGTAAATTCATTTTTCGGGATACCTTTGCATCCACGCAAGACGTCATTGCGCTGCGCAACGATCCGATGAAGGCGCTCAAAAATCCGTTCAAATATGTCGGGACAGGATTAGCAGCTAAAACCGCGTTACCTATCAAAAAAACGGGGGGGCTGCCACCTGGGTTTCAGGAAATCCAAATTTCTGATATGCCGCTAATTAAACACTGGAAGGACGATGGCGGTGCTTTTGTCACGCTGCCTCAAGTCTATTCGGAAGATCCGGAGAAGCCCGGCGTCATGAATTCCAATCTGGGCATGTACCGGGTGCAGCTGACAGGCAACGAATATGAAACGAACAAGGAAGTCGGCATCCATTACCAGATCCACCGGGGCATCGGCATTCATCAAGCGAAGGCTAATAAATTGGGGCAGCCGCTTAAAGTAAGCTGTTTCATCGGGGGCCCCCCTGCCCATACGATTTCAGCGGTTATGCCGCTGCCGGAAGGCATGAGCGAGCTAACCTTTGCCGGCTTGCTGTCCGGACGCCATTTCCGGTACAGCTATGTTGACGGCTACTGCATTAGCCACGATGCGGATTTCGTCATAACAGGGGAGATCCATCCCGGCGAAACCAAGCCCGAGGGACCTTTTGGCGATCATCTGGGCTATTACAGCCTGGTCCATCCGTTTCCCGTCATGCGCGTGCACAAGGTTTACGCCAAACAGCAGGCAATCTATCCATTTACGGTAGTCGGAAGACCGCCGCAGGAAGATACGTCCTTCGGAGAACTGATTCATGAACTGACCGGCGGTGCCATCCGGCAAGAAATCCCGGGTGTCAAAGAGGTGCATGCAGTGGACGCTGCAGGAGTACACCCCTTGCTCTTTGCCATCGGCAGCGAACGATATACCCCTTATCAACAAGTAAAACAACCGGCTGAGCTTCTCACGATTGCCAATCGGATACTGGGCACGGGTCAATTAAGCTTAGCCAAGTATTTGTTCATCGCGGCGGAAGAGAAAGAGCCTTTAAGCACACATCGCATCGAGGACTTCTTGACCTATATATTGGAACGCATCGATCTGCAGCGGGACATCCATTTCCAGACCAATACCACGATCGATACACTCGATTATTCCGGGACCGGACTCAACACCGGCAGCAAGGTCGTATTCGCGGCGGTCGGGGATAAAAAAAGGGAATTGTGCCATGAGTTGCCTGAAGTCCTAAAGGATCTCCCGGGATACACGCCAGCAAAATGGATCATGCCCGGCATTGTTGCGATCCAGGGAGTCCCTTTTGCGAGTTATGCCGAAGTGGAGCAGGAAATGGCGAGCCTAAGCGATGCAATCCGCGAGCGAGGTTCGCTCCCGTCTTGTCCGATGATCATTCTGTGCGATGACAGTGAATTCATGAGTGCGACCGTGAATAATTTTCTGTGGGCAACCTTTACGCGCAGCAATCCTTCCCATGACATTCACGGTGTGAACAGCCGCTATGAGCACAAGCATTGGGGCTGTGATACGGTCATTATCGATGCCCGTACGAAGCCGCATCAGGCCCCGCCATTAATACCGGATGAAGAGGTCGAACGCAGCATCAAGCGTTTATTTGCGGACGGAGGCAGTTTAAGTCGGATTCCGATACGATAA
- a CDS encoding GNAT family N-acetyltransferase, translated as MFPILETQRLRLREIQHQDAGAIYSCFSNDDVTRYYGQDTLTTLEQALHFVELFANNYREKRGIRWGIERKDAQGLIGTIGYNVWSPRHKRAEIGYELHPAFWGQGYASEAASAVIAYGFQVLGLTRIGAVVFIENQASHALLTKLGFEAEGILRQYIYQNGVAHDTRVYSLLKNQLHLR; from the coding sequence ATGTTTCCAATACTAGAGACCCAACGATTAAGACTGCGGGAGATCCAGCATCAGGATGCCGGGGCTATCTACAGCTGCTTCTCGAATGATGACGTGACTCGCTATTACGGACAAGACACACTGACCACCCTAGAGCAGGCTCTCCATTTCGTTGAGCTCTTCGCTAACAATTACAGGGAGAAACGCGGAATTCGATGGGGCATCGAAAGGAAAGATGCCCAGGGTCTCATCGGCACGATTGGGTATAACGTATGGTCCCCGCGGCATAAGAGGGCCGAGATCGGATATGAATTACATCCTGCATTCTGGGGACAAGGTTATGCAAGTGAAGCCGCCTCTGCCGTTATCGCATATGGTTTTCAAGTGCTTGGCTTAACCCGCATCGGTGCCGTTGTTTTTATCGAGAACCAGGCTTCCCATGCCCTCCTGACCAAACTCGGTTTTGAAGCAGAAGGTATTCTTCGCCAGTATATATATCAAAATGGCGTGGCGCACGATACGCGGGTGTACTCATTATTAAAGAACCAGCTTCATTTGCGTTAG